The following proteins are encoded in a genomic region of Phragmites australis chromosome 9, lpPhrAust1.1, whole genome shotgun sequence:
- the LOC133928643 gene encoding probable ubiquitin-conjugating enzyme E2 25 isoform X2 — translation MDAAKHPHMQGGASSSLSSCRAADYSAACDAVQQQKRQRCQGSSSNDQVGSSTENNSLQASGPELDYGENEEEDYYFDDEDDGCYDDEGSDYELDIVDYNQQLADKFDDLDLPPGVEATVPWLQKVERDEPGKYKSMSEIDDEIAKKYNFFKQFDTVEDFLDHHYAKNSVGKARKEWAKRIQHDWNLLEKDLPALIYVRVSENRMDLLRAAMIGPQGTPYHDGLFFFDVQFSASYPATPPVVYYHSGGLRLNPNLYNCGKVCLSLLGTWEGHSCEKWNPAQSTMLQVLISIQALVLNEKPYFNEPGYERSANSAEGQRRALEYNDTTFQHSCRTMLYSLRRPPQHFEDLVAGHFRERGRAILAACKYYMKGHEVGSRVPEEEEEGKEESKNSEGSSSSSAAKPQHNKLALRTGHGPSFKPNLEVLFEELLMEFNVKGADTAKFRAEKLKNQPAPA, via the exons ATGGACGCCGCCAA GCACCCGCACATGCAGGGGGGCGCGTCCTCCTCGTTGTCGTCCTGCCGCGCCGCCGACTACTCCGCCGCGTGTGACGCCGTGCAGCAGCAGAAGCGGCAGCGCTGCCAG GGTTCTTCTTCTAATGATCAAGTTGGATCTAGCACAGAAAATAATTCTCTCCAAGCATCTGGACCTGAGCTTGACTATGGAGaaaatgaggaagaagattactattttgatgatgaagatgatggctGCTACGATGATGAGGGATCTGACTATGAGCTTGACATAGTTGATTATAATCAACAGCTGGCTGATAAATTTGATGATTTAGATCTGCCTCCAGGTGTGGAGGCTACCGTACCATGGTTGCAGAAAGTTGAAAGGGATGAGCCTGGCAAATATAAGTCAATGTCAGAAATAGACGATGAAATTGCTAagaaatataattttttcaagCAGTTTGATACTGTTGAGGATTTCTTAGATCATCATTATGCTAAAAATTCTGTTGGAAAG GCTAGGAAAGAATGGGCAAAAAGAATCCAGCATGACTGGAATCTCCTGGAGAAAGATTTACCAG CATTAATATATGTTCGTGTCTCGGAAAATCGAATGGACCTTCTCAGGGCTGCAATGATTGGGCCTCAAGGAACACCCTACCATGATggccttttcttctttgatGTTCAGTTTTCTGCGTCTTATCCTGCAACTCCTCCA GTGGTATACTATCATTCTGGAGGGCTACGGCTTAATCCAAATCTATATAATTGTGGAAAAGTCTGCCTTAGCCTCCTAGGCACCTGGGAGGGTCATTCTTGTGAGAAGTGGAACCCTGCTCAATCTACCATGCTACAGGTGCTAATCTCCATTCAAGCTCTCGTATTGAATGAAAAGCCATACTTCAATGAGCCAGGGTACGAACGCTCTGCCAATAGTGCTGAGGGACAGAGACGCGCCTTGGAGTATAATGATACAACGTTTCAGCACTCGTGCAGGACGATGTTATACTCACTTCGTAGACCTCCACAG CACTTTGAAGACCTTGTTGCGGGCCACTTTCGTGAACGTGGCCGTGCCATTCTGGCTGCATGCAAATACTACATGAAGGGCCATGAGGTTGGATCCAGAGTCcctgaggaggaagaggaaggcaagGAAGAGAGCAAAAACAGTGAAGGATCTAGCAGTAGTAGTGCAGCGAAGCCGCAGCATAATAAGCTAGCATTGCGCACTGGTCACGGTCCATCCTTCAAGCCCAACCTGGAGGTCCTTTTTGAGGAGCTCTTGATGGAATTCAATGTGAAGGGTGCTGACACTGCAAAATTCCGTGCTGAGAAACTGAAGAACCAGCCCGCCCCTGCTTGA
- the LOC133928643 gene encoding probable ubiquitin-conjugating enzyme E2 25 isoform X1 has protein sequence MDAAKHPHMQGGASSSLSSCRAADYSAACDAVQQQKRQRCQSMTRGFWQKLRSLGWKISYTGSSSNDQVGSSTENNSLQASGPELDYGENEEEDYYFDDEDDGCYDDEGSDYELDIVDYNQQLADKFDDLDLPPGVEATVPWLQKVERDEPGKYKSMSEIDDEIAKKYNFFKQFDTVEDFLDHHYAKNSVGKARKEWAKRIQHDWNLLEKDLPALIYVRVSENRMDLLRAAMIGPQGTPYHDGLFFFDVQFSASYPATPPVVYYHSGGLRLNPNLYNCGKVCLSLLGTWEGHSCEKWNPAQSTMLQVLISIQALVLNEKPYFNEPGYERSANSAEGQRRALEYNDTTFQHSCRTMLYSLRRPPQHFEDLVAGHFRERGRAILAACKYYMKGHEVGSRVPEEEEEGKEESKNSEGSSSSSAAKPQHNKLALRTGHGPSFKPNLEVLFEELLMEFNVKGADTAKFRAEKLKNQPAPA, from the exons ATGGACGCCGCCAA GCACCCGCACATGCAGGGGGGCGCGTCCTCCTCGTTGTCGTCCTGCCGCGCCGCCGACTACTCCGCCGCGTGTGACGCCGTGCAGCAGCAGAAGCGGCAGCGCTGCCAG AGTATGACGCGAGGGTTTTGGCAAAAGCTCCGTTCTTTGGGTTGGAAGATTTCGTACACG GGTTCTTCTTCTAATGATCAAGTTGGATCTAGCACAGAAAATAATTCTCTCCAAGCATCTGGACCTGAGCTTGACTATGGAGaaaatgaggaagaagattactattttgatgatgaagatgatggctGCTACGATGATGAGGGATCTGACTATGAGCTTGACATAGTTGATTATAATCAACAGCTGGCTGATAAATTTGATGATTTAGATCTGCCTCCAGGTGTGGAGGCTACCGTACCATGGTTGCAGAAAGTTGAAAGGGATGAGCCTGGCAAATATAAGTCAATGTCAGAAATAGACGATGAAATTGCTAagaaatataattttttcaagCAGTTTGATACTGTTGAGGATTTCTTAGATCATCATTATGCTAAAAATTCTGTTGGAAAG GCTAGGAAAGAATGGGCAAAAAGAATCCAGCATGACTGGAATCTCCTGGAGAAAGATTTACCAG CATTAATATATGTTCGTGTCTCGGAAAATCGAATGGACCTTCTCAGGGCTGCAATGATTGGGCCTCAAGGAACACCCTACCATGATggccttttcttctttgatGTTCAGTTTTCTGCGTCTTATCCTGCAACTCCTCCA GTGGTATACTATCATTCTGGAGGGCTACGGCTTAATCCAAATCTATATAATTGTGGAAAAGTCTGCCTTAGCCTCCTAGGCACCTGGGAGGGTCATTCTTGTGAGAAGTGGAACCCTGCTCAATCTACCATGCTACAGGTGCTAATCTCCATTCAAGCTCTCGTATTGAATGAAAAGCCATACTTCAATGAGCCAGGGTACGAACGCTCTGCCAATAGTGCTGAGGGACAGAGACGCGCCTTGGAGTATAATGATACAACGTTTCAGCACTCGTGCAGGACGATGTTATACTCACTTCGTAGACCTCCACAG CACTTTGAAGACCTTGTTGCGGGCCACTTTCGTGAACGTGGCCGTGCCATTCTGGCTGCATGCAAATACTACATGAAGGGCCATGAGGTTGGATCCAGAGTCcctgaggaggaagaggaaggcaagGAAGAGAGCAAAAACAGTGAAGGATCTAGCAGTAGTAGTGCAGCGAAGCCGCAGCATAATAAGCTAGCATTGCGCACTGGTCACGGTCCATCCTTCAAGCCCAACCTGGAGGTCCTTTTTGAGGAGCTCTTGATGGAATTCAATGTGAAGGGTGCTGACACTGCAAAATTCCGTGCTGAGAAACTGAAGAACCAGCCCGCCCCTGCTTGA